In Phragmites australis chromosome 18, lpPhrAust1.1, whole genome shotgun sequence, the genomic window gcggtacttgaaggtattcaaatgcttaaattggttcaaacgagttttacatttgaatttgagtataggtatgccgcactattaagagggatataGCGTGAGCTATTTGTCGTGCCTCAGTGttcaagagtttctaatcaacccaaagtgagagttcgtTTTAGAAATCCAATacagaaagtgtggaagtgtctgaattggGTTTTAGAGTGTtactagtttgatcaaatgtgtttgagatcatgaattcaactgggatgtgtagccctcagaataagctttctgtagaatccaaaatcgtcgaaatcggacatCAGGAtaaaaagttatcgccgtttttagAGGGTCAGCTGTGCTAAACTCGGACACTCTAGGCTGACCCAGATACTTCGGGTTTAGCTCCGAGTCTGGTGGTCTGTTATGGTCTAAGTGTTTCATCTGAATACTCTAGGttgacccggagactctgggttctgTTAGTTGTCTGGATCCTTTGAGTTATACTCCAGTTAGGGTTCTCAGTTATGCATTCAAGTGCTAACCCAGATACTTTGGATCAATACAAAAAGctatgtaacagctagtttttgggggaagggtgtatgaatgtacttaaagtcacctagaggggggggggggtgaatagttatttctgaaaattaaaactcatcAGCGGATTATTCAGAGGCTGGATACttcggtgaaggtcggatactccggtggtccggagtatccgatctaGTCCGAATTATCCAGGTTATACAGGatttcgaaatcaaatgaatctaaGAAAATTTACTAGAATCTAAAAGATACCACATATTCTAATATGAGTAAAATACTTAAACAATAATAGCCTGCAGTAAGATTCTCACGAATActagaatttgggaaaaatcccaaaactacaacaATGTAAAGCTTGCACAAAATAAGAATACAAGAATTTATCccaaagttcggccacctcacaaagaagtgcctacgtctccgttgaggagctcacaaagatcaagctagattttcttactcaaatcgatggtcccgtggcactccacaattcttgggtgctctacgggcgacgccttgccgtctaggagcacaaggctctaagagaaaagatcacaaatgagtgcttgacgacgaactcaatgctcaacaacTAAATTACTCTTCCAAACACTATCTCTCAATTTTGGCGCAAAACTAaacactagagatgtttggagggctcttgaatgctcttaggaagctttttcaaagtgtagctcagcagcaacagcaaacATTCAATGCTAGAGggtgtgggggtatatatagctgaCTCTTAAAAATTAGCCGTTACTATTCTGACTCACATAACCCGGAGTATTTGGTGAACaacggagtctccggcctgaaatTCAAAACGGGTTCAGAatagtgtcagaactagccattacagttctgttgaactgcccggagtatccgatgaataccggagtctctgggtgggACTTAGTCACCTCAAAGAAATAGTCCGGGGACTTGTCGaactctccggcctctccaggtaccggagtatccggtgagcACCTGAGACTCCGATCATTTAatttaaatgctaaccgagactctttggcggagtctcactcggagactccggccaaaaacttcatctacccggagtatccggtgaacaccggagactccgatctttttaaaataaaagcttaaccgaGGCTCTATGTTGgagactttctcggagactccggccaaaattcaccaagtaccggagtatccggtgaacaccggagactccggacaattaaaaataattcagaaccgagactctctggcggagtctcactcggagactccggcctaaaacactgagtaccggatcCAGACTCAGGACATTCTGCCTATTTTGCCcagtgtccgtgggtgaatgtgtctctcaactattggttctaataggttactttgagcattgagacaccatcaaaactgacaattgcatccctcttgatagtacagctttcatagactcaatttcaaagataaaacaaattaaatcctattgagtactacaaactgcttctcttttcttttcgagggacgTCAATGTCGTGTATCTTCACTAATGAGCCTAAAACCTatcatagcttcaataaacacATTAGTCTCTTAATCATTTTTCATCAATAAGCCTAGATGCATTTTTAGTATAAATAACCCCTCATCCCCAcccttgtttgctgcttcttgggcacgaaagaaaaaccttctagGGCAAAAAAGAACTCCTTCTCAttccattttagtgtgagattttagaagaaaagtgagttagaTTGAGAGATTGTAAGATTCAgcgcaagtgagctaaatctcatcttgagcacttgagttcatcagcAAGAAGTTTATGAagcatttggtattcttggagctttgagctcttAGGCGGCTAGATGTCGCCAGCAAGCATACAAGGTTATGGTGTGCCacaaaaagtttgtgaaggctttgaCTTCGTCTACGGaggggaagaaatcaagagtggaaacaCAAGCTCAAGTGCGATCGAGCTTGGAGAGAAAAAGGGTTGATAGAGACCtgactcaagtgtgaccgagcctctcaacagagacgtaggaacctctagtaGAGGTGTCCGAAtttcgggaaacaaatcacgtgtcttttctcttatttttctgttcttgagttcttactCAACATTTAtgtatattgctcgatctattTGCTCGTGTGAAATTAATTGTATGTTCTTTATGGATCTACTTaaaatcatcacttggaacacatgacttcatttggtttgagctaaaactctttaggcgtactttaatttcagtttcgagTTCATTCTCTGCTGAACCCAGAAGTTCTAAATTTAACCCAGATACTTTGGATACTGTACAATCAGCTCTGAACTCGGAGGTTCCGAattcaacccggagtatctgatGAATAGTGTTCTTAGGATTTTCAACTGAAGTTTTCTTACATATCTTTTGCTTGTTTTGAATAATCCTTGTAACCATAGGATTAtaacttttacacttatttaggttgattgtgcactaattgagcctagtatatttatgattttcacttgtaaaaatatgttagtttattttccgttGTAAGTTTACACCAACAGTAAAAGTAGGCGAATTTTTATAAAGACACATATTCACCAtccctctagacgacatcacTGTCCTTTCATGATGAGGCCGGTGCTAGGACGATGGCCCAAatagaggaggtggcggcgcctGACAAAGAAGGCAGGTGTGAGGGTAGCTGCATTCAGAGGAGTAGGATGCAGATGCGGCAACTAGCGGAGTAGGCGGGCTAGGGCTGCAACACCTGGCAGAGGAAGGAGATTTGCGGGTGGTGGTATCCGACTAAGGGTGTAGGTGGAGGGCGGCGTTGAGAGGAGGTGATGCGACATCAGTTAGGGTAGCTTGGGAGGGAGCGTCGACGTCGGAGAGGGCTGGTGATGAGAGCGAAACCCCAGGATAGGTTGTCCCCCGCGTCATGAGAGCCCACAACGGTCATGCAACTATAGTTTTTCCAACCAGTTAAGAAACGTTAGGCTTTCATCTGTGTACTATTGTTTTAAGACATGATTATTAGAAGGGTGCTAAAAAAATTGTTACTGTTCTTTTATTACAATAGTTGAGCACATTATGTTTGAACCAAATTATTAAAAATGTAAGGGGTTAGAGAGAAAACATAAGCCAAATTTATTCGTGatcagtcttttttttttctcgttgaACCTAGTTGGTATTGTACCGACTATTTTACAATATAAAATCATTTGGAAATTTTTTGAACCTAATGTCCAATACTCCTTGCCCGGCGGATCAAGCTTTAAATTTGCGTGACAAATGTAAAATGGTAGAGCGAAGAACAAAAACCAAGCGACATGTAATCATCAGGAATGATGTCATTTGAACATACAAAGAACACTTGTGACGAATGCAAGTGAACCAAAAATAGGTCAAACTAGGACCCAGGAGCCCAACAAATCAAAATTTACTTCCAACTCTTAAGCTCAAGTCGCAACAAATTGGACCGGAATTAGACCGCTGCTGCTCTCACTCTCGCCAACCTACCAAACCATGCCCTAGCCTGCAGGTTGTACTATAGTTCAgcaacagaaagaaaaaaataaaaaagaaagaaagaaagccaGAGGAAATTCATAGTactttttagagagagagagagagagagaaggtttGAACCGGTCAGCAATTCTGACTTTGAAAATTATCCAATGCACGTGGTGTGAAAAATTGAATTGCTGCAGCTCTGTCTGGATGGGgaagagggagggagaagagagattAGCGAGACCGTGGAACCGGTCCAAGATTCTGATGGTCCTGGCGCGCCGTGTTCTTCCAGTAGCGGATCCCGTCCGTCCGAACCCGACCCGCTACGTGCTTCAACGGTCAAACATCATATGCATAATGTAACTCCCGATCAAGTCAAACTGGCAAAGTGAAGTATCAGATTAACATCTAAAAGGAGGAGCACAACAGGTCGCATTCCTTATTAAGTGGACTTGCATCACTTAAATTATGCATTGCTatgttataaaaaatatgtgtcCGTATATTTTCTACGATACGAACAACTCAACATTACGAGGTTATCCTCTAAATCCAAGCAAAGTGTGATCCCGAATGCATCTATCATCTTCTCTAACCACTTCTCCTTGTCATTTTATTTCACCAACTTTTCAACTCATCGTAATAAAAGATCTTATTTAGCATAGTTGAACTAGGGCGAACACCAACATCACAACAAAGAAGAGTAATTTAGCTCCGAAAAAAATTCATAAGATTGCCAAGAATCTCTATCATCCGCTAAAGAAGCGAATGATCCATGAGTACCTTTGTTGGCGTTATAAAGGCTCAAATATCTCTTCCTCCCCCAAAAAATTAAGGATCAAATATCAGAGAGTTGTGCAGAACATAACAGATCGCAGAGAAGGATCATGGATTGACCCATAAAAAAATGATCTTGGATGATAGCACTCTGGAGAACCCAAAGCCGACCCGGCACGGCGGCAGCCAATCATAGGGCGGTCTACACCACCTCCGGTCAGTCaaacctcctcctcgtcgcctcgCCTGACTTCACTCGAAATTCCAATCCACCCATCTCCTCCGCAACGCGCTTCCCCCTTCCCTGCCTTATAAGGAGGCGCGCTCGCCTCCCCGCTTCCCTCCACTCCTCTCACCTCAGCGCCACCACTCCTCCTCCTCGAGAGCCATTCTTGGTCCCCGACCACTGCGCATCGATCACTTCTTGCTCCGACCGAATTCGCAGCAATGGAGGGCGCAGAGGAAGGCGGGAGGGCGCGGCTGGTCTCGGAGCTGGTCCGCGTGCAGGAGCTTGTGCGCCAGCTCGAGCTGCAGCTGCACGCGCCCTCCGACACCTCCGTCGAGTTCTGCCGCAGCATCGCCCACCAGATCGTCGCGCTCACCGACCGCTCCATCGGCATGGTCACCGCGCACCACTTCCCCGCCACGCCGCCGCTCTCCGGCTCGCCCAGCCCGCTCAGCGACGCCGGGTGCGACCAGCAGCCCTTCCGGACCACCAGCCCCAAGAAGCGGAAGGTGACGGCGCGGTGGGCGAGCCAGGTGCGCATGAGCGCGGCGGGCGGCGCCGAGGGCCCCGCCGACGACGGACACTGCTGGAGGAAGTACGGCCAGAAGGACATCCTCGGCGCCAAGCACCCGCGGGCATATTACCGTTGCACCCACCGCAACTCCCAGAACTGCCCGGCCACCAAGCAGGTGCAGCGCACCGACGACGACCCCGCGCTCTTCGACGTCGTCTACCACGGCGAGCACACCTGCAAGCCCGGCACCGGCGGGAACGCCAAGAGGCCGCAACCGAAGCCGCAGCACAACCCGCACGCGCTGAGCCTGCTGCATGGCCTCGCCGCCGGGCTGACGGTCACCACGGACGGCATGATCGGCAGCGCGGCCCTCCCGCCGCTGACGCCAGAGAGCTGCCCGGCGCGGGGCGCATCGTCGCCGTGGTCGCTGGCCTCGCCCGTCGGCTCGGACTCCAATGGATACCTGGGCGTGTCCCAGGGCCCTGTGCCCGGGTACAGGGAATGGACATCGGGTGGCGACCTCCAGGAGGTGGTGTCAGCGATCGCCACGGTGTCAGGGGCGCACCAGCCATCGCCGCTGGACACCGAGTTCATGGCCATGCCTGAGTACTTTGGGTTCGACGCGAGCTTCGAACCCTATGGCGCCGACGCAATGCCCAGCCTCTTCTTTCCATGAGGGGAAAAGGAACATTTGCAAGTGTGACAGGCAGCTCTGTCCATGACAGGAGGGAAGAGCAGAGGAGCTTCTTCCTAAGATCAGTGCAGACTGTGCAGTGCACGTGTAAGCTGTAGCAGAAAGCAGCCAGCTTTAGGATATCTGAATAGTTCTCTTGTTTCATTCCCCTTTGTTTTTTCCACTTCTCAActtcttgggttgggttttgttgATTTCAATCcgcaagccaaaaaaaaaaaaaaaatactatggaAAGTTCTGCTCAGTCCCAGAATTCCTTCTCTTAGGAACGATTCGCTATGTTATGCTTAACATCCTTTCTGTCAAATAGTCGATGAACCCAATCACGAAAACGGATTATGATGAGTCGAAGTAGTCGCAAGGGTTTCAGGATCTCAATCGAACAAGAAAACATGCAAGTAGTGGTCAGAATGACTTCCAGCAGAAAAAACATCACAAAGCTTAGGACAGCCCTGATCACAATTGCAAAACGATTGCCCGGATGAAACACGGATAATCTACAACGTCTCGTACTTTGATTTCAAGAAAAATTCCATGAACCCGAAACATGCTCTGCTATATCATGAAGCATTCAATTCACCAATGCAGAAATCCTCGATGATATCGAAGACTCTAGTGCCGTGTTGTGGGCTGCAGATCCAGAGAGAAGAATGACATCAAATTGAGAGAAAAACAGCAAATCAGAGATAGGTTTTGTTCAAGCAGAAGCATGGAAGTGGCGCTAGAGAAGTCATAGTTATGAGGTATTTCCGTCCAGAGGAAAGCATGATAATAAAGACATGTCTATTAATATCATTTCATTTCCTGTTTCATCTTACAGTTAAGGGTGGATTTGAGCAAAACCGGAGTGAGCTAGGTCAGGTTCTCATTTGCAGAAGCCGATACAGCACAATTTTGTGTAGTCAAAATAGTGGCAACTTAGCTCAACATGCAAACAGGTTTTAGCCAAATTTGTGGTCTGATTTTAATTTAGCATGAGATTTACCCTAGTGTAAAACCAAAAATACTCAAATAATCCTTTTCTGCTAAGGAAACATATAGCAGAGCATCTGACAATTTTTCTGGTTTTGTTGAGTACATGAGCATCAGCCAAACACCCAAAGCATGGAATTACTTGCGTATAACTTTAAAAGATGGAAGCAGTAGCATTTTCTGGAACAAGATGGTAAATTGAGAACCTAGCGATCTTTGCTTATTAGGAGAACAAAACTATCATTGTCTTCACTTCCTTTCCTAGAATGTTCCTTACAGATGTAGTAGGAACAAAACTGAAATTATGCTGGGAAATCTTGACTAGTTTGGTCCATTCGAGCACCACAGTTTTAAGATTACAGATATTTAAAGGCCATAACACCCCTTGAAAGAATTTAGTAAAAAATTCCTACTTGAATCCTCTCGCTATAAAAAGACATGCTATGTGAAAAATTCTGGATGTCCTATTAAACAGCAGTTTATAGTTATACTACCTCTACACACACTTCACAAATTAATCAAACATGTGGTCGAACTTCCTAAAGTTTAACTTTCAATATCTTTGTAAGTATTTAGGTTGGATACATGAAAAATCGCATGTATAGATTTGTCTCAAAGTACTTccatattattttaattttatttagcTTTATAGACATATTACAGTAGAAATTGTCGGTCAAACTTGTTTGAAGACGTGTCAACGTCCAAAACGTTGGAATTTTGTGACCGAAGGGAGTAGTCACTACGGAAACAATTCCAGCCACTGAAGCAATGACAGAACATGCTATGAGGTGTAACAAAGAATATAAGTTACGCACCCAAAAAAGCCCTCCGTGGAATCACCACCAGCGTTGTGTAGAATGGCGTCTCCACCTGGATGTTCCTCCACATAAGCAGTGACATCATAAACCTGGTTCAACCACCAAAGACAAATTTAGAAGACCTGAAAAATCGGAGTTCCTATTTTCAACTAAAGGGCACTGAACAGGGAGTTAGGGACAAACTGAGGTGGCCACTGCATTTATACAACCTTATTCTTGATGATGACCCAACAATCCTTCCTCGTGTTATGTTTAGAAACATCTTCCTTTGCATAGCTCTTAGATGTCTGAATGCAGAAAACATACTAAAAATTGTTTGAGAAAAGCAGTCATTCATTCTGTTAAAAAGAAAAGGCTGTCATTCAAGAAATTTGTCTAGTAGTAATGCAGCATGTCATGAAGGTTCAAAAAACCAGCGTATTAAATATGAAAGATGAACAGTTTACCTTTCCATAGGCTCTTGAATTGGTTTCCTTTGATTTACCTGCAAAAAGTAGTTAGCGATACAACACTTTCAACTTAATTTGTTATAATCACGGACGAATAGACGCTGCAGCCTGTACCTTTGTTTTGGGACTTTGAGATTACAAAGACAGCTCCTAGTGCCAAAAGAATGACTAGTGAGATGATGATAATAATGCCCATCTTGCTCCTGCAGAATTACAGAACTTTACAGACACAAAAGCAGCGTTCTGAActgaaaaagaaacaaatgaaaACAGGGACAAAAGAATTAATGACAGAGTGAGCAAAAATTAGGTGTCGGCTTTGAAGCAGTAATAATGACAGCAGATATGACATTACTGTTGAAGAAGAACATAATAGTAACTCAACATCTCAATATTGACGACCCAGCACAATAAAATGATAGTTACATATCAGTTTCATAGTTTCACTTGCAAGGCTAAGACCGCAGGAAAAAAAGGACCTAACGTAAACACAATTACCTGCTAAACTTGATCAGATCATTATGCAGCATGTCAGTTGTTCATAGGGAATTCACTAAGAGAGTGCTATCCTTCGCAGGACTCAACCCATTCCAGATTTCCAAGATAAATTGATTGTAGGAGAGGGACGTTTAGAAACAAAGTTAGTAGTTAGATCAAACAAATCATGTTTCCCCTTTCTACAAAGCTTGGTAGCTGACATCATGGCTACCTAAAATATTATGACGTAACGTATGACAGGTTAGTGTGAAGGTATCTGTTACCTTGTGACAGAATACCTGTGACCATACTACTCCAAATGCCATCCTTATTGCTGCAATTTTTAGCCAAGATCGAGCGATAGTGGCGGCGGCGGATAGCCTACCAGGAAGGCGCGAAAGGCGGTCTGGCTGCGGACGGTGGCCCACCCCTGCCTGATCACGCAGAAGTCCCTGGGCGGCGCACTTACCACGGCCGCAACGACAGAGCTGAGGCTGTGCGCGTCGGCGGTGGAAGGGATTGGGCGGCTCGGGTGGACGGGGAGGGTGGTGGGAGCGAGCGGTGAGAGGAACGAGCGGACGGAGTCGGGGGAATGTTGGATCGTGATTCCAATTTTTGTTGGCACCTTTTTCGTTTTTTTTAATAGTTTGTATTAAATTTGTGTcgtatttatttatatttataaatatattttataagttACAATAAA contains:
- the LOC133898952 gene encoding cytochrome B5-like protein isoform X1; this translates as MGIIIIISLVILLALGAVFVISKSQNKGKSKETNSRAYGKYVFCIQTSKSYAKEDVSKHNTRKDCWVIIKNKVYDVTAYVEEHPGGDAILHNAGGDSTEGFFGPQHGTRVFDIIEDFCIGELNAS
- the LOC133898951 gene encoding transcription factor WRKY19-like, which produces MEGAEEGGRARLVSELVRVQELVRQLELQLHAPSDTSVEFCRSIAHQIVALTDRSIGMVTAHHFPATPPLSGSPSPLSDAGCDQQPFRTTSPKKRKVTARWASQVRMSAAGGAEGPADDGHCWRKYGQKDILGAKHPRAYYRCTHRNSQNCPATKQVQRTDDDPALFDVVYHGEHTCKPGTGGNAKRPQPKPQHNPHALSLLHGLAAGLTVTTDGMIGSAALPPLTPESCPARGASSPWSLASPVGSDSNGYLGVSQGPVPGYREWTSGGDLQEVVSAIATVSGAHQPSPLDTEFMAMPEYFGFDASFEPYGADAMPSLFFP
- the LOC133898952 gene encoding cytochrome B5-like protein isoform X2, whose translation is MGIIIIISLVILLALGAVFVISKSQNKGKSKETNSRAYGKTSKSYAKEDVSKHNTRKDCWVIIKNKVYDVTAYVEEHPGGDAILHNAGGDSTEGFFGPQHGTRVFDIIEDFCIGELNAS